Proteins co-encoded in one Brassica oleracea var. oleracea cultivar TO1000 chromosome C4, BOL, whole genome shotgun sequence genomic window:
- the LOC106337401 gene encoding E3 ubiquitin-protein ligase CHFR isoform X2 — translation MTTESVPLDTRFSDIKIRCGDMVICSEIKPSSSERHEWCRITKNLGQGSATLHNKSSDAILVDEALIPKDGAVDIISGSEIVPGPGGQGYLQYRFTVMPAPDSRSQLLKISIDPDHAKCSICLNVWHDVVTAAPCLHNFCNGCFSEWMRRSEARHQHVLCPQCRTTVQFVGRNHFLQNIQEDILKADTGLRRPAEDLAVLDSSSSIQSNLIIGSKRKRRFSTLVSPTLEERDSLRLQCPQCVATIGGYRCERHGAHLQCHLCRGMMPNRTNIQVPLHCMGCDRPFCGAYWSSQNVTHGESTPVCNPETFRPISERTATRIPFLTHEMNRHEQDITQRCIAKMGRTVQDVVAEWFSLFNDRQIDRSRMPLNHAETITTSTHVCNECYDKLVGFLLYWFRVTLIVDYFPADAAARENCWYGYACRTQHHNEEHARKRNHVCRPTRGNHPS, via the exons ATGACGACGGAATCAG TTCCGTTGGACACTAGATTCTCTGACATCAAGATTAGGTGTGGTGATATGGTGATATGCTCCGAGATTAAACCATCTTCCTCAGAAAGACATGAATGGTGCAGAATCACTAAGAACTTGGGTCAAGGCTCTGCCACTTTACATAACAAAAG TTCGGATGCTATACTTGTTGACGAGGCTCTCATCCCCAAAGATGGTGCTGTTGATATCATCTCTGGTTCCGAAATTGTTCCTGGCCCTGGAGGACAAG GTTACTTGCAGTACAGATTTACGGTAATGCCTGCTCCAGATTCAAGATCCCAGCTACTTAAG ATCTCCATAGATCCTGACCACGCTAAATGCAGTATCTGCTTAAACGTGTGGCATGATGTTGTCACAGCTGCGCCTTGCCTTCATAATTTCTG TAATGGCTGTTTCTCAGAATGGATGCGGAGATCTGAGGCGAGACATCAGCATGTGCTGTGTCCACAGTGCAGAACAACTGTACAGTTTGTTGGGAGGAATCATTTCCTGCAAAACATACAAGAG GATATATTGAAAGCGGATACCGGACTGAGGCGGCCAGCTGAAGATCTCGCAGTGTTGGACTCATCTTCATCAATACAATCGAATCTT ATCATTGGGAGTAAGAGAAAACGTCGTTTCAGTACGTTAGTCTCGCCCACACTTGAAGAAAGAGATAGCTTGCGTTTGCAATGTCCACAATGTG TTGCTACGATTGGTGGCTATCGGTGTGAACGACATGGTGCACACCTGCAATGCCACCTGTGTAGAGGAATGATGCCTAATAGAACCAATATTCAAGTGCCGTTACACT GCATGGGATGTGATAGGCCGTTTTGTGGTGCTTATTGGAGTTCCCAAAATGTTACACATGGTGAATCTACTCCAGTCTGCAATCCGGAAACTTTCAGACCT ATCTCGGAACGCACAGCTACAAGGATTCCCTTCCTAACCCATGAAATGAATCGCCATGAACAAGAT ATAACACAAAGATGCATTGCTAAGATGGGAAGAACCGTGCAGGATGTTGTAGCTGAGTGGTTCAGTCTTTTCAACGATAGACAAATCG ACCGCTCTCGAATGCCACTCAATCATGCTGAGACAATAACTACATCAACACATGTCTGCAA TGAGTGTTATGATAAGCTGGTGGGGTTCCTTTTATACTGGTTCCGGGTAACGCTTATCGTAGATTATTTTCCAGCTGATGCAGCAGCGAGAGAAAATTGTTGGTACGGGTACGCGTGTAGGACACAGCACCACAACGAAGAACATGCTCGTAAACGTAACCATGTGTGTCGTCCTACTAGAGGGAACCATCCCTCTTAG
- the LOC106337402 gene encoding feruloyl CoA ortho-hydroxylase 2-like, whose translation MMDIRRMSPSMIALVVEEENKKYQRGVKHLCDNGLTKVPTKYIWPETDRPIFTKPDKLIKPKQNLKLPIIDIAELLGPNRSHVLRTIAEACENYGFFQVVNHGMVGDVSRNMIEVCKKFFELPYEERSKYMTSDMSAPVRYGTSFNQSKDNVFCWRDFLKLSAHPLPDYFPYWPSSPSDFRSLAAIYAKETKEMFDLMVKAILESLEIDGEGDKAAEELKEGSQLVVVNCYPPCPQPELTLGMPPHSDYGFVTLLLQDDVEGLQIMYRDEWVTVDPIPGSFVVNVGDHLEIFSNGRYKSVLHRVLVNSTKPRISVASLHSFPLTSVVKPSPKLTDKHNPPQYMDTDFATFLQYISSREPKWKNFLESRKIHHIR comes from the exons ATGATGGATATACGTAGAATGTCGCCGTCAATGATAGCTCTGGTGGTGGAAGAAGAGAACAAGAAGTACCAAAGAGGTGTGAAACATCTTTGTGACAACGGTCTGACCAAAGTGCCAACCAAGTATATATGGCCTGAAACTGACCGACCCATCTTCACAAAACCCGACAAGCTCATCAAACCTAAACAAAACCTAAAGCTTCCCATCATAGATATCGCCGAGCTCCTTGGACCTAATCGGTCTCATGTCCTACGAACCATAGCCGAGGCCTGCGAAAACTACGGATTCTTTCAG GTGGTGAATCATGGAATGGTGGGAGATGTGAGCAGGAACATGATAGAAGTATGTAAGAAATTCTTTGAGCTTCCATACGAGGAGAGATCAAAGTACATGACTTCGGACATGTCGGCTCCAGTACGGTACGGCACGAGTTTTAACCAGAGCAAAGACAATGTCTTTTGCTGGAGGGACTTCTTAAAACTCTCTGCACATCCTCTCCCTGATTATTTTCCTTATTGGCCTTCTTCTCCATCCGATTTCAG GAGTTTGGCGGCTATTTACGCGAAAGAAACGAAAGAGATGTTCGATTTGATGGTGAAAGCCATATTGGAGAGCCTTGAAATCGACGGTGAGGGAGACAAGGCGGCCGAGGAGTTGAAAGAAGGTAGTCAGTTGGTGGTTGTGAACTGTTATCCGCCGTGTCCACAGCCGGAGCTGACGCTGGGGATGCCACCACACTCCGATTACGGCTTCGTGACTCTTCTTCTGCAAGACGACGTTGAAGGGCTTCAGATTATGTACCGTGACGAATGGGTCACTGTTGATCCCATTCCTGGCTCCTTTGTCGTTAACGTTGGTGATCATCTCGAG ATATTTAGCAACGGGAGGTACAAAAGCGTGTTACATAGGGTATTGGTGAATTCCACAAAGCCTAGGATATCAGTTGCGTCGCTGCATAGCTTCCCTTTGACATCCGTTGTGAAGCCCTCGCCGAAACTCACCGACAAGCATAATCCACCACAGTATATGGACACCGATTTTGCCACTTTTCTTCAGTATATATCTTCTCGAGAACCCAAGTGGAAGAATTTTCTTGAATCACGCAAGATTCACCATATAAGGTGA
- the LOC106337401 gene encoding E3 ubiquitin-protein ligase CHFR isoform X1, with protein MTTESGQSSRSKPSDDYDDEAWAKLVPLDTRFSDIKIRCGDMVICSEIKPSSSERHEWCRITKNLGQGSATLHNKSSDAILVDEALIPKDGAVDIISGSEIVPGPGGQGYLQYRFTVMPAPDSRSQLLKISIDPDHAKCSICLNVWHDVVTAAPCLHNFCNGCFSEWMRRSEARHQHVLCPQCRTTVQFVGRNHFLQNIQEDILKADTGLRRPAEDLAVLDSSSSIQSNLIIGSKRKRRFSTLVSPTLEERDSLRLQCPQCVATIGGYRCERHGAHLQCHLCRGMMPNRTNIQVPLHCMGCDRPFCGAYWSSQNVTHGESTPVCNPETFRPISERTATRIPFLTHEMNRHEQDITQRCIAKMGRTVQDVVAEWFSLFNDRQIDRSRMPLNHAETITTSTHVCNECYDKLVGFLLYWFRVTLIVDYFPADAAARENCWYGYACRTQHHNEEHARKRNHVCRPTRGNHPS; from the exons ATGACGACGGAATCAGGTCAATCCTCTCGTTCTAAACCCTCCGATGATTATGATGATGAAGCATGGGCCAAACTGG TTCCGTTGGACACTAGATTCTCTGACATCAAGATTAGGTGTGGTGATATGGTGATATGCTCCGAGATTAAACCATCTTCCTCAGAAAGACATGAATGGTGCAGAATCACTAAGAACTTGGGTCAAGGCTCTGCCACTTTACATAACAAAAG TTCGGATGCTATACTTGTTGACGAGGCTCTCATCCCCAAAGATGGTGCTGTTGATATCATCTCTGGTTCCGAAATTGTTCCTGGCCCTGGAGGACAAG GTTACTTGCAGTACAGATTTACGGTAATGCCTGCTCCAGATTCAAGATCCCAGCTACTTAAG ATCTCCATAGATCCTGACCACGCTAAATGCAGTATCTGCTTAAACGTGTGGCATGATGTTGTCACAGCTGCGCCTTGCCTTCATAATTTCTG TAATGGCTGTTTCTCAGAATGGATGCGGAGATCTGAGGCGAGACATCAGCATGTGCTGTGTCCACAGTGCAGAACAACTGTACAGTTTGTTGGGAGGAATCATTTCCTGCAAAACATACAAGAG GATATATTGAAAGCGGATACCGGACTGAGGCGGCCAGCTGAAGATCTCGCAGTGTTGGACTCATCTTCATCAATACAATCGAATCTT ATCATTGGGAGTAAGAGAAAACGTCGTTTCAGTACGTTAGTCTCGCCCACACTTGAAGAAAGAGATAGCTTGCGTTTGCAATGTCCACAATGTG TTGCTACGATTGGTGGCTATCGGTGTGAACGACATGGTGCACACCTGCAATGCCACCTGTGTAGAGGAATGATGCCTAATAGAACCAATATTCAAGTGCCGTTACACT GCATGGGATGTGATAGGCCGTTTTGTGGTGCTTATTGGAGTTCCCAAAATGTTACACATGGTGAATCTACTCCAGTCTGCAATCCGGAAACTTTCAGACCT ATCTCGGAACGCACAGCTACAAGGATTCCCTTCCTAACCCATGAAATGAATCGCCATGAACAAGAT ATAACACAAAGATGCATTGCTAAGATGGGAAGAACCGTGCAGGATGTTGTAGCTGAGTGGTTCAGTCTTTTCAACGATAGACAAATCG ACCGCTCTCGAATGCCACTCAATCATGCTGAGACAATAACTACATCAACACATGTCTGCAA TGAGTGTTATGATAAGCTGGTGGGGTTCCTTTTATACTGGTTCCGGGTAACGCTTATCGTAGATTATTTTCCAGCTGATGCAGCAGCGAGAGAAAATTGTTGGTACGGGTACGCGTGTAGGACACAGCACCACAACGAAGAACATGCTCGTAAACGTAACCATGTGTGTCGTCCTACTAGAGGGAACCATCCCTCTTAG